The following coding sequences are from one Musa acuminata AAA Group cultivar baxijiao chromosome BXJ1-6, Cavendish_Baxijiao_AAA, whole genome shotgun sequence window:
- the LOC135676672 gene encoding NADP-dependent malic enzyme, with the protein MESTLKELRAEGESVMKPRCTVAGGVEDAYGEDRATEEQLVTPWTVSVASGYSLLRDPRFNKGLAFTEKERDAHYIRGLLPPACITQELQEKKLMNNIRQYQLPLQRYMAMMELEERNERLFYKLLIDNVEELLPIVYTPTVGEACQKYGSIFRRPQGLFISLKEKGKILEVLKNWPEKSIQVIVVTDGERILGLGDLGCQGMGIPVGKLALYTALGGIRPSSCLPITIDVGTNNENLLGDEFYIGLRQKRATGQEYAELLHEFMTAVKQNYGEKVLIQFEDFANHNAFELLAKYGTTHLVFNDDIQGTASVVLAGLVAALKLVGGTLADQTFLFLGAGEAGTGIAELIALQMSKESKVPLEETRRKIWLVDSKGLIVSSRKESLQHFKKPWAHEHEPVGTLLDAVKAIKPTALIGSSGVGKTFTKEVVEAMASFNEKPIILALSNPTSQSECTAAEAYNWSKGQAIFASGSPFDPVEYNGKTFVPGQANNAYIFPGFGLGLVISGAIRVHDDMLLAASEALANQVTPENFDKGLIYPPFSNIRTISAHIAANVAAKAYDLGLATRLPRPQNLVKYAESCMYTPVYRSYR; encoded by the exons ATGGAGAGCACACTGAAGGAACTGAGGGCGGAGGGGGAATCGGTGATGAAGCCTAGGTGCACCGTGGCCGGCGGCGTGGAGGACGCCTATGGCGAGGACCGGGCCACCGAGGAGCAGCTCGTCACGCCCTGGACCGTTTCCGTTGCCAG CGGATATTCTTTACTGAGGGATCCACGATTCAACAAAGGGCTTGCCTTcactgagaaagagagagatgctCACTACATACGAGGCCTCCTGCCTCCAGCATGTATCACCCAAGAGCTTCAG GAGAAGAAGCTCATGAATAATATTCGACAATATCAACTTCCTCTTCAACGTTACATGGCAATGATGGAACTTGAG GAGAGGAATGAGAGGCTCTTTTACAAGCTTTTGATCGATAATGTGGAAGAGTTGCTTCCAATTGTTTATACTCCCACTGTTGGTGAGGCTTGCCAGAAGTATGGTTCAATTTTTAGGCGTCCTCAGGGCCTTTTCATCAGCTTGAAAGAGAA GGGAAAGATTCTTGAGGTCTTGAAAAACTGGCCTGAAAAGAGCATTCAGGTTATTGTAGTCACAGATGGTGAGCGCATTTTGGGTCTTGGAGATCTTGGATGCCAG GGAATGGGAATTCCTGTTGGCAAGCTTGCCTTGTATACTGCTCTTGGAGGAATTCGCCCATCTTCT TGCTTACCTATCACAATTGATGTTGGGACCAATAATGAAAATTTGCTTGGGGATGAATTCTACATCGGCTTACGGCAAAAAAGAGCCACTGGACAG GAGTATGCTGAGTTACTGCATGAGTTCATGACTGCTGTTAAGCAGAACTATGGGGAAAAAGTCCTTATTCAG TTTGAAGACTTCGCGAACCATAATGCATTTGAATTGCTTGCAAAGTATGGCACAACTCATCTGGTTTTCAATGATGACATTCAG GGAACAGCTTCTGTTGTGCTTGCTGGACTTGTTGCAGCTCTGAAGTTGGTTGGTGGAACATTGGCAGATCAAACTTTCTTGTTCCTTGGTGCTGGGGAG GCTGGTACTGGTATTGCAGAACTCATAGCTCTTCAGATGTCAAAAGAG TCTAAAGTACCATTAGAGGAGACTCGGAGGAAGATTTGGCTTGTAGACTCAAAG GGTTTGATTGTTAGTTCACGCAAAGAGTCTCTTCAGCACTTCAAAAAGCCATGGGCACATGAGCATGAACCTGTCGGTACCCTCTTGGATGCTGTGAAG GCTATCAAGCCAACTGCATTGATTGGCTCGTCTGGAGTGGGAAAAACCTTCACTAAGGAGGTCGTTGAAGCCATGGCCTCCTTCAATGAG AAGCCTATTATTCTAGCTTTGTCAAACCCGACCTCACAATCTGAATGTACTGCTGCAGAAGCATATAATTGGAGTAAG GGGCAAGCAATATTTGCCAGTGGGAGTCCGTTTGATCCAGTTGAATACAATGGCAAGACTTTTGTGCCTGGCCAG GCAAATAATGCATACATCTTCCCAGGATTTGGTCTTGGCTTGGTGATCTCAGGAGCGATCCGCGTGCATGATGACATGCTCCTTGCAGCCT CGGAAGCTTTGGCAAACCAAGTGACACCGGAGAACTTTGACAAGGGGTTGATCTATCCACCCTTTTCCAACATCAGAACGATATCGGCACATATTGCCGCTAACGTTGCAGCTAAGGCGTACGATCTTG GTTTGGCAACCCGGCTGCCACGTccgcaaaacttggtgaaatatgcaGAGAGCTGCATGTATACCCCTGTCTACCGCAGCTACAGATAA